A region of Verrucomicrobiales bacterium DNA encodes the following proteins:
- a CDS encoding ATP-dependent Clp protease ATP-binding subunit: protein MKPISSLVEQLQRIEEFLAARVLGQASAISDIGSLTCAWLAGVIERAPRLLLLGPTGVGKTASAEAVSEAISGKGPERFDMSEFCEPEATRWWLGDRSGDTGRLAPLLQRRSRTVVLLDEIEKAHSTVIDLLLPMLEPGHLTLAGGQRLDLREVMILCTSNVASGALVDVHAITKSAQAEHVLAQARRELRPELINRFDAAVVFHPLDVNYQENILQLHLQAYLEWLVTRGFKLRSSPSVEGLLLLRGFDRQYGARPLRRVMRRMVGDAIVEDLKQGGTGSGNLVVSKDRLVIQK from the coding sequence ATGAAACCTATCTCTTCCCTGGTGGAACAGCTGCAAAGGATCGAGGAGTTTTTGGCCGCACGGGTGCTGGGACAAGCTAGCGCCATCTCTGATATAGGTTCGCTCACGTGCGCCTGGCTGGCAGGCGTGATCGAGCGCGCCCCCCGCCTCCTGCTGCTGGGGCCAACGGGGGTTGGAAAGACGGCGAGCGCTGAAGCCGTGAGCGAAGCGATCTCGGGCAAGGGACCCGAGCGCTTCGATATGAGTGAGTTCTGCGAGCCCGAGGCAACCCGATGGTGGCTAGGCGACCGATCAGGAGACACGGGGCGGCTAGCTCCACTGCTCCAGCGCCGGTCACGCACCGTTGTGCTCTTGGACGAAATCGAGAAAGCACACTCGACCGTCATCGACCTACTTCTGCCGATGCTGGAACCAGGCCACCTCACCCTGGCAGGTGGGCAGCGGCTGGATCTGCGCGAGGTGATGATCCTGTGCACGAGCAACGTCGCCAGCGGCGCACTCGTGGATGTGCACGCAATCACCAAGAGCGCTCAGGCAGAACATGTGCTCGCTCAGGCCAGGCGGGAGCTTCGGCCTGAGCTCATTAACCGATTCGACGCCGCGGTCGTCTTTCACCCGTTGGACGTGAACTACCAGGAGAACATTCTCCAGTTGCATCTTCAGGCCTATCTGGAGTGGTTGGTTACAAGAGGGTTCAAGCTGAGGTCATCGCCATCGGTCGAAGGGCTGCTGCTCCTGCGCGGGTTTGACCGGCAGTATGGAGCCAGACCGCTGCGACGAGTGATGCGGCGGATGGTGGGAGATGCGATTGTGGAGGATCTGAAACAGGGAGGGACGGGAAGCGGCAACTTAGTCGTCAGTAAAGACCGTCTGGTCATTCAAAAGTGA